From the Carassius gibelio isolate Cgi1373 ecotype wild population from Czech Republic chromosome B25, carGib1.2-hapl.c, whole genome shotgun sequence genome, one window contains:
- the ndrg4 gene encoding protein NDRG4 isoform X6, which yields MAGMKDQQFTEEKPLLPESRGQETEMENCETFVAEGDWKEHDIETPYGMLHVVIRGAPKGNKPAILTYHDVGLNHKLCFNTFFHNEDMQEITKHFVVCHVDAPGQHIGAPQMPQGYQYPTMDQLAGMLPSVVQHFGFKSIVGIGVGAGAYILAKFALIFPDLVEGLVLLNIDPNGKGWIDWAATKLSGLTSTLPDTVLAHLFSQEELMSNTEVVQTYRQQINNTINQFNLQLFWNMYNSRRDLEMNRSGSVLNAKTLRCPVMLVVGDNAPAEEGVVECNSKLDPTNTTFLKMADSGGMPQITQPGKLTEAFKYFLQGMGYIAYMKDRRMSGGPVPSASMTRLVRSRTASLTSGGSVDGSRNRACTHSDSTEGVGQVSHTMEVSC from the exons GAAAACTGTGAGACCTTTGTGGCAGAAGGAGACTGGAAg gAACATGACATTGAAACCCCTTATGGGATGTTGCATGTGGTGATCCGCGGGGCTCCCAAGGGAAACAAGCCAGCTATCCTGACCTACCATGATGTTGGGCTCAACC ACAAGCTGTGCTTCAACACCTTCTTCCACAATGAAGACATGCAGGAGATCACTAAGCATTTTGTGGTGTGCCACGTAGATGCCCCTGGCCAGCACATTGGTGCCCCCCAGATGCCACAAGG GTATCAGTATCCCACCATGGATCAGCTAGCTGGGATGCTTCCTAGTGTGGTGCAACACTTCGG CTTCAAGAGCATTGTTGGAATTGGAGTGGGGGCCGGTGCCTACATCCTAGCCAAATTTGCG CTGATTTTCCCTGATCTTGTGGAGGGTCTGGTTCTACTCAACATTGACCCCAATGGGAAAGGATGGATCGACTGGGCCGCCACAAAATTGTCAGGACTCACCAGTACTTTACCAGACACTGTCCTGGCCCACCTCTTCAGCCAG GAAGAGCTTATGAGCAACACAGAAGTGGTCCAGACTTACCGCCAACAGATCAACAACACCATCAACCAATTCAACCTGCAGCTCTTCTGGAACATGTACAACAG cCGCAGGGATTTGGAAATGAACCGCAGTGGCTCTGTGCTAAATGCTAAGACCCTGAG GTGCCCAGTCATGCTGGTCGTCGGTGACAATGCTCCAGCTGAGGAAGGCGTG GTTGAGTGCAACTCTAAACTGGATCCAACCAACACCACATTCCTAAAG atGGCTGATTCCGGTGGAATGCCTCAGATTACACAG CCTGGAAAACTCACCGAGGCTTTCAAGTACTTCCTGCAGGGAATGGGTTACA TTGCTTATATGAAAGATCGGAGAATGAGTGGGGGGCCAG TGCCTTCGGCCAGTATGACCCGTCTTGTTCGCTCGCGAACGGCCTCTCTGACCAGCGGCGGCTCTGTGGATGGTTCTCGTAACCGCGCATGCACACACTCAGACAGCACTGAGGGCGTGGGGCAGGTCAGCCACACCATGGAAGTGTCCTGCTGA
- the ndrg4 gene encoding protein NDRG4 isoform X8, protein MPECWDGEHDIETPYGMLHVVIRGAPKGNKPAILTYHDVGLNHKLCFNTFFHNEDMQEITKHFVVCHVDAPGQHIGAPQMPQGYQYPTMDQLAGMLPSVVQHFGFKSIVGIGVGAGAYILAKFALIFPDLVEGLVLLNIDPNGKGWIDWAATKLSGLTSTLPDTVLAHLFSQEELMSNTEVVQTYRQQINNTINQFNLQLFWNMYNSRRDLEMNRSGSVLNAKTLRCPVMLVVGDNAPAEEGVVECNSKLDPTNTTFLKMADSGGMPQITQPGKLTEAFKYFLQGMGYMPSASMTRLVRSRTASLTSGGSVDGSRNRACTHSDSTEGVGQVSHTMEVSC, encoded by the exons ATGCCGGAGTGCTGGGATGGG gAACATGACATTGAAACCCCTTATGGGATGTTGCATGTGGTGATCCGCGGGGCTCCCAAGGGAAACAAGCCAGCTATCCTGACCTACCATGATGTTGGGCTCAACC ACAAGCTGTGCTTCAACACCTTCTTCCACAATGAAGACATGCAGGAGATCACTAAGCATTTTGTGGTGTGCCACGTAGATGCCCCTGGCCAGCACATTGGTGCCCCCCAGATGCCACAAGG GTATCAGTATCCCACCATGGATCAGCTAGCTGGGATGCTTCCTAGTGTGGTGCAACACTTCGG CTTCAAGAGCATTGTTGGAATTGGAGTGGGGGCCGGTGCCTACATCCTAGCCAAATTTGCG CTGATTTTCCCTGATCTTGTGGAGGGTCTGGTTCTACTCAACATTGACCCCAATGGGAAAGGATGGATCGACTGGGCCGCCACAAAATTGTCAGGACTCACCAGTACTTTACCAGACACTGTCCTGGCCCACCTCTTCAGCCAG GAAGAGCTTATGAGCAACACAGAAGTGGTCCAGACTTACCGCCAACAGATCAACAACACCATCAACCAATTCAACCTGCAGCTCTTCTGGAACATGTACAACAG cCGCAGGGATTTGGAAATGAACCGCAGTGGCTCTGTGCTAAATGCTAAGACCCTGAG GTGCCCAGTCATGCTGGTCGTCGGTGACAATGCTCCAGCTGAGGAAGGCGTG GTTGAGTGCAACTCTAAACTGGATCCAACCAACACCACATTCCTAAAG atGGCTGATTCCGGTGGAATGCCTCAGATTACACAG CCTGGAAAACTCACCGAGGCTTTCAAGTACTTCCTGCAGGGAATGGGTTACA TGCCTTCGGCCAGTATGACCCGTCTTGTTCGCTCGCGAACGGCCTCTCTGACCAGCGGCGGCTCTGTGGATGGTTCTCGTAACCGCGCATGCACACACTCAGACAGCACTGAGGGCGTGGGGCAGGTCAGCCACACCATGGAAGTGTCCTGCTGA
- the ndrg4 gene encoding protein NDRG4 isoform X7 — protein sequence MPECWDGEHDIETPYGMLHVVIRGAPKGNKPAILTYHDVGLNHKLCFNTFFHNEDMQEITKHFVVCHVDAPGQHIGAPQMPQGYQYPTMDQLAGMLPSVVQHFGFKSIVGIGVGAGAYILAKFALIFPDLVEGLVLLNIDPNGKGWIDWAATKLSGLTSTLPDTVLAHLFSQEELMSNTEVVQTYRQQINNTINQFNLQLFWNMYNSRRDLEMNRSGSVLNAKTLRCPVMLVVGDNAPAEEGVVECNSKLDPTNTTFLKMADSGGMPQITQPGKLTEAFKYFLQGMGYIAYMKDRRMSGGPVPSASMTRLVRSRTASLTSGGSVDGSRNRACTHSDSTEGVGQVSHTMEVSC from the exons ATGCCGGAGTGCTGGGATGGG gAACATGACATTGAAACCCCTTATGGGATGTTGCATGTGGTGATCCGCGGGGCTCCCAAGGGAAACAAGCCAGCTATCCTGACCTACCATGATGTTGGGCTCAACC ACAAGCTGTGCTTCAACACCTTCTTCCACAATGAAGACATGCAGGAGATCACTAAGCATTTTGTGGTGTGCCACGTAGATGCCCCTGGCCAGCACATTGGTGCCCCCCAGATGCCACAAGG GTATCAGTATCCCACCATGGATCAGCTAGCTGGGATGCTTCCTAGTGTGGTGCAACACTTCGG CTTCAAGAGCATTGTTGGAATTGGAGTGGGGGCCGGTGCCTACATCCTAGCCAAATTTGCG CTGATTTTCCCTGATCTTGTGGAGGGTCTGGTTCTACTCAACATTGACCCCAATGGGAAAGGATGGATCGACTGGGCCGCCACAAAATTGTCAGGACTCACCAGTACTTTACCAGACACTGTCCTGGCCCACCTCTTCAGCCAG GAAGAGCTTATGAGCAACACAGAAGTGGTCCAGACTTACCGCCAACAGATCAACAACACCATCAACCAATTCAACCTGCAGCTCTTCTGGAACATGTACAACAG cCGCAGGGATTTGGAAATGAACCGCAGTGGCTCTGTGCTAAATGCTAAGACCCTGAG GTGCCCAGTCATGCTGGTCGTCGGTGACAATGCTCCAGCTGAGGAAGGCGTG GTTGAGTGCAACTCTAAACTGGATCCAACCAACACCACATTCCTAAAG atGGCTGATTCCGGTGGAATGCCTCAGATTACACAG CCTGGAAAACTCACCGAGGCTTTCAAGTACTTCCTGCAGGGAATGGGTTACA TTGCTTATATGAAAGATCGGAGAATGAGTGGGGGGCCAG TGCCTTCGGCCAGTATGACCCGTCTTGTTCGCTCGCGAACGGCCTCTCTGACCAGCGGCGGCTCTGTGGATGGTTCTCGTAACCGCGCATGCACACACTCAGACAGCACTGAGGGCGTGGGGCAGGTCAGCCACACCATGGAAGTGTCCTGCTGA